In Streptomyces puniciscabiei, a single genomic region encodes these proteins:
- a CDS encoding tyrosine-type recombinase/integrase, with the protein MAVRLALPNRYQALVNVAAGFGLRQGEAFGLAVEDVDFLGGVVHVVRQVKLLRLSRPVFAPPKGGKEREVPLPESVAFALAGHLKRHPAARITLPWKTLDGPPVTASLIFTGPMGLPLDRNRFNDRVWRPALRAAGVETGRDNGMHALRHFYASVLLDAGESIKALSEYLGHHDPGFTLRTYTHLMPSSGSRTRAAVDRVFADDEPTVDGPDTAQEGA; encoded by the coding sequence ATGGCCGTGCGCTTGGCACTGCCGAACCGCTATCAGGCCCTCGTCAATGTCGCGGCCGGGTTCGGTCTGCGTCAGGGGGAGGCCTTCGGCCTGGCCGTGGAAGACGTGGACTTCCTCGGGGGAGTGGTGCACGTCGTACGGCAGGTCAAGCTGCTGCGGCTGTCCCGGCCGGTGTTCGCCCCGCCGAAGGGCGGCAAGGAGCGTGAGGTTCCTCTGCCTGAGTCGGTCGCCTTCGCGCTGGCTGGTCACCTCAAGCGGCACCCGGCCGCGAGGATCACGCTGCCGTGGAAGACCCTCGACGGGCCGCCCGTCACGGCATCGCTGATTTTCACCGGCCCAATGGGGTTGCCGCTGGACCGGAACCGCTTCAACGATCGGGTATGGCGGCCGGCACTCCGGGCGGCGGGCGTCGAGACCGGGCGAGACAACGGTATGCACGCGCTGCGGCACTTCTACGCCTCGGTGCTGCTGGACGCGGGGGAGAGCATCAAGGCTCTCAGTGAGTACCTGGGTCACCACGACCCCGGCTTCACGCTGCGGACGTACACGCACCTGATGCCGTCGAGTGGGTCCCGGACCCGGGCCGCCGTGGATCGCGTCTTCGCCGACGACGAACCCACGGTTGACGGCCCGGATACGGCCCAGGAGGGTGCTTAG